Within the Deltaproteobacteria bacterium genome, the region CGGTCAGCGGCCGAAAGCGCCGCATCTACGCCACGGCTTCGCCTGCGCGTCGGCGCCTTCGGCGCTTCGGTCGGTTCGCCCTATTATTCCTGGCGGAGATCCTCAGCACGAGCGGGTATTGTCTTGCCGTACAAGGCCATCCTCCATCCGCCCTGAGGAGGCGCGCGGCGCCGTCTCGAAGGGGGTGCGCGACAAATTTGTGGGTAACGTGGTTCATTTGTGGGTAACGTGGTTCGGTCTTATGGCCGTCATTCCCGCGAAAGCGGGAATCCAGATTGGCGTTTGGCGCTATGGACAAGCAGTTCTGCGTTTACATCCTGGCCAGCAAACGGAACGGCACGCTGTACATTGGGGTGACCTCACAGCTGGCAACGCGGGTGTGGCAGCATAAGAG harbors:
- a CDS encoding GIY-YIG nuclease family protein, translated to MDKQFCVYILASKRNGTLYIGVTSQLATRVWQHK